Proteins from one Pontibacter korlensis genomic window:
- a CDS encoding cellulase family glycosylhydrolase gives MMKHITRFTQKLMLLGALLCLANTTLLAQGKSGVYSGVYIDKKGVMRWQKGNKEANFFGVNYTVPFAYGYRSHKALGADLEKAIDQDVYHFARMGIDAFRVHVWDTEISDSVGNLLENEHLRLFDYLVAKLKERNIKILVTPIAYWGSGYPEPDVKTAGFSSIYNKQQAVTEEKAFLAQERYLQQFFQHVNPYTKTTYQDDPDIIAAEINNEPKHSGPKARATEYVNRMVKAVRGTGWTKPIFYNISESPTYADAVAKANIDGVSFQWYPTGLVANRTLQGNYLPHVDKYRIPFDTIPQFAGKARMVYEFDAGDILEPYMYPAMARSFRGAGFQWATQFAYDPLATAYGNTEYQTHYLNLAYTPSKAVSLMIASEVFHRVPLLKSYGTFPADTVFDVFRLSHQQGLSEMNSQDKFYYSNTTSTKPANLSKLTKLAGVGNSAVVKYSGTGAYFIDKLENGVWRLEVMPDAIHVRDPFAKASPNKVVTRIQWQEHPMEINLPDLGAAFSVQGLNNGNTYTASASKGSFQVQPGVYLLSKSGQNAKNVKTTALGSIKLQEFVAPKPNYTQVDLLHNPLAEVTAGKPYNVEATIVGVDAAAKVSLVANNLSGVWKTVQMQQVRPYVYQAELPADLLTPGLIKYKIVVEKTQNDFVSFPGGHKGNPWAWDYTQNETWQTFVASENGGVELFNATKDQNIFVYPNLWRSNERQYITGENAGQLILRLATEELPEEGVVGWQSYVGDKLIGRHSELPQFDKLVIRARAISSSQEQAKVTLITDDASAYTATLTLNGELQDIEVPISSFSPSSFILLPRPYPGFHPFSFKAGKLEDLDLKEVEKLEVTIGEEGSSSEGSKVYGFEVERVWLEKSK, from the coding sequence ATGATGAAGCATATTACAAGATTTACCCAAAAGCTAATGCTGCTAGGTGCCTTGCTGTGCCTGGCAAACACCACGCTGCTTGCGCAAGGTAAAAGCGGTGTATATAGCGGTGTATATATAGATAAAAAGGGTGTCATGCGCTGGCAGAAAGGTAACAAAGAAGCTAACTTCTTTGGCGTAAACTACACTGTGCCTTTTGCCTATGGTTACCGCTCTCATAAAGCCTTGGGGGCAGACCTAGAGAAAGCAATAGATCAGGACGTGTACCATTTTGCCCGAATGGGTATAGATGCCTTCAGGGTGCACGTATGGGATACTGAGATCTCGGATTCAGTAGGAAACCTGCTGGAGAACGAGCACCTCAGGCTGTTTGACTACTTGGTAGCGAAGCTTAAGGAAAGAAACATCAAAATACTGGTTACGCCAATCGCCTACTGGGGATCTGGTTACCCGGAGCCGGACGTGAAGACTGCCGGGTTCTCAAGCATCTATAACAAGCAGCAGGCGGTAACGGAAGAGAAAGCATTTTTAGCTCAGGAGCGATACCTGCAGCAGTTCTTCCAGCACGTTAACCCTTACACCAAGACGACTTATCAGGATGACCCTGATATTATTGCGGCAGAGATCAACAATGAGCCAAAGCACAGCGGGCCAAAAGCCCGGGCTACTGAGTATGTGAACCGTATGGTAAAAGCCGTACGCGGTACAGGCTGGACAAAGCCGATCTTCTATAACATCAGCGAGTCTCCTACTTATGCTGATGCTGTTGCGAAGGCAAACATTGATGGGGTAAGCTTTCAGTGGTACCCTACTGGCCTGGTGGCTAACCGCACCCTGCAGGGCAATTACCTGCCTCACGTAGACAAGTATAGAATTCCGTTCGACACAATACCACAGTTCGCTGGCAAAGCACGCATGGTGTATGAGTTTGATGCCGGTGACATACTGGAGCCTTACATGTACCCAGCAATGGCCAGAAGCTTTAGAGGTGCAGGCTTTCAGTGGGCTACTCAGTTTGCCTACGACCCGCTGGCTACAGCTTATGGCAACACAGAGTACCAGACCCATTACCTGAACCTTGCTTACACACCATCTAAAGCCGTTAGCCTTATGATTGCGTCGGAGGTGTTTCATCGGGTACCATTGCTGAAAAGCTATGGCACCTTTCCGGCTGATACAGTTTTTGACGTATTCAGGCTAAGCCACCAGCAAGGGTTAAGTGAAATGAACTCTCAGGACAAGTTTTACTACTCCAATACCACAAGCACCAAGCCAGCTAACCTCTCTAAGCTTACCAAATTGGCTGGTGTAGGTAACTCTGCTGTAGTGAAGTACAGCGGCACCGGAGCTTATTTTATAGATAAACTGGAAAATGGAGTATGGCGCCTGGAGGTAATGCCTGATGCTATACATGTGCGTGATCCTTTTGCCAAAGCCTCGCCAAACAAGGTGGTGACACGCATTCAGTGGCAGGAGCACCCGATGGAAATCAACCTGCCGGATCTGGGGGCGGCGTTTAGTGTACAAGGCCTGAATAACGGAAACACGTATACTGCCAGTGCTTCAAAAGGAAGTTTCCAGGTGCAGCCAGGAGTTTACCTGCTCTCCAAGAGCGGGCAAAACGCAAAGAATGTTAAAACAACTGCCTTGGGCTCTATAAAGCTGCAGGAGTTTGTGGCGCCAAAGCCAAACTATACGCAGGTGGATCTGTTGCATAACCCCTTAGCAGAGGTAACTGCAGGAAAGCCTTACAATGTAGAGGCGACCATTGTGGGAGTAGACGCTGCGGCCAAGGTGAGCCTGGTTGCAAACAACCTATCAGGTGTTTGGAAGACTGTCCAGATGCAACAAGTGCGCCCGTATGTTTACCAGGCCGAGCTACCTGCTGATCTCCTGACACCGGGTTTGATCAAGTATAAAATTGTAGTGGAAAAGACACAAAATGACTTTGTTTCATTCCCTGGTGGGCATAAGGGAAATCCATGGGCCTGGGATTACACCCAGAATGAAACCTGGCAGACCTTTGTGGCTTCAGAAAATGGTGGTGTAGAGCTTTTCAACGCTACCAAAGATCAGAACATATTTGTTTACCCTAATTTGTGGCGAAGCAACGAGCGCCAGTACATAACCGGCGAGAATGCAGGTCAACTAATCTTGCGCCTAGCAACAGAGGAGCTACCTGAAGAAGGGGTAGTAGGATGGCAGTCTTACGTTGGCGACAAGCTAATAGGGCGCCATTCAGAATTGCCTCAGTTCGACAAGCTGGTTATCCGCGCCCGCGCCATCAGTTCAAGTCAGGAGCAGGCAAAGGTGACACTGATCACTGATGATGCCTCAGCTTATACAGCCACTCTTACACTTAACGGTGAGCTACAGGATATTGAAGTGCCGATAAGCAGTTTCTCGCCTTCTTCTTTTATACTATTGCCAAGGCCGTACCCAGGGTTCCACCCGTTCAGTTTTAAAGCTGGCAAACTGGAAGACCTGGATCTAAAGGAAGTTGAAAAGCTGGAGGTAACCATAGGAGAGGAGGGTTCCTCTTCTGAAGGTAGTAAGGTTTATGGCTTTGAAGTAGAGCGTGTCTGGCT